A single genomic interval of Lathyrus oleraceus cultivar Zhongwan6 chromosome 7, CAAS_Psat_ZW6_1.0, whole genome shotgun sequence harbors:
- the LOC127101721 gene encoding uncharacterized protein LOC127101721: MLRAQINGFKQKDNESIFNAWERYKDMMRLCPHHGLEEWMIIHTFYNGLLYNTKMNLSDVAGGALMDKPYDEAYELIENMAQNHFQWGGERTALEKPTSKGGRYEVNGIDRVNAKVDALTQKIESLSITPAATVDARTPNCELCGTPGHTNVDCQLFVGVSTDQINYAQGNPYSNTYNPGWRNHPNFSYKNNNDLFPPNPTSAIPPGYQKGSLVAAQAPRKSNMEIMMENFINAQAQQNKEFANQNAHTSELMKQLSNKFDVMATHNKMLKTQISQVAQQQAAVAAPAGSFPGQPHPNPKGHVNVITLQSGT; this comes from the coding sequence ATGCtaagagctcaaatcaacggatttaAGCAAAAAGACAATGAATCTATTTTCAATGCttgggaaagatacaaggacatgatgcGACTTTGTCCACATCATGGACTTGAAGAATGGATGATTATCCATACTTTTTATAATGGTTTGTTGTATAACACTAAGATGAATTTAAGCGATGTCGCTGGCGGTGCTCTAATGGACAAACCATATGACGAAGCTTATGAACTCATAGAGAACATGGCTCAAAACCATTTTCAATGGGGAGGAGAACGTACTGCTTTAGAAAAACCAACTTCGAAAGGCGGAAGGTACGAAGTTAATGGCATAGATCGCGTCAACGCTAAAGTGGATGCGCTTACTCAAAAGATTGAAAGCTTATCCATAACACCAGCAGCTACCGTAGATGCTAGAACACCAAACTGTGAATTATGTGGAACCCCTGGGCACACTAATGTTGATTGTCAGTTATTTGTTGGTGTTTCCACCGACCAAataaactatgctcaaggaaacccaTATTCAAACACTTACAATCCTGGCTGGAGAAACCATCcaaatttttcctataaaaatAACAATGATTTGTTTCCACCAAACCCAACATCTGCTATTCCACCTGGCTATCAGAAAGGATCCCTAGTTGCTGCACAAGCACCTAGAAAGTCAAATATGgagatcatgatggaaaactttataaATGCCCAAGCCCAACAAAATAAAGAATTTGCAAATCAAAATGCTCATACGAGTGAACTGATGAAACAATTGTCAAATAAGTTTGATGTtatggctacccataacaaaatgttaaAAACCCAGATCTCCcaagtagcccaacaacaagcCGCAGTAGCAGCCCCAGCTGGATCATTTCCTGGTCAACCTCATCCAAACCCAAAAGGCCATGTTAATGTTATCACACTTCAGAGTGGAACATAA
- the LOC127101720 gene encoding uncharacterized protein LOC127101720 — MNFVVFSRYCNLCSFIQPLRITSCKTVTLDTTRNMIFHGASAGIGAYNLPLQANQFSISSIWLESGPPMELNSIKVGFGVSCSLYGDRQLRLTGHWTLQKKTGCYNIVCPGFVQVNHDKEYAIGSVSHPVSSIGSKTKYIGYTKIKQDRTTGHWWLIIQTTKSIYVGYWPKELFTHLSKGASLIRVGGQTYAPPNKDSPPMGSGRLPREKFINSGFMELLKTIDLEYNEIDIKPKDMKRYTDTNSGCYDLWYCGYEGNQYRQAFLYGGPGGRNCDI; from the exons ATGAACTTTGTTGTATTTTCTCGTTATTGCAACTTATGTAGCTTTATCCAACCTTTGCGAATAACATCATGCAAA ACGGTTACTCTAGATACAACTCGAAACATGATATTTCACGGAGCATCAGCCGGCATAGGCGCATATAATCTGCCGCTTCAAGCAAACCAATTCAGCATATCTTCAATATGGCTAGAAAGTGGACCCCCAATGGAACTTAATAGCATAAAAGTCGGATTTGGAGTAagtt GTAGTTTATATGGAGACAGGCAACTGCGATTAACTGGTCATTGGACC TTACAAAAAAAAACTGGATGTTACAATATTGTTTGTCCGGGTTTTGTGCAAGTCAACCATGACAAAGAATATGCTATTGGTTCAGTTTCGCATCCTGTTAGTTCAATTGGATCAAAAACAAAATATATTGGTTATACCAAAATCAAACAG GATCGAACTACAGGTCATTGGTGGTTAATTATTCAAACTACGAAATCAATATATGTTGGATATTGGCCAAAAGAATTATTCACTCACTTAAGCAAAGGGGCCTCTTTAATAAGAGTTGGAGGTCAAACCTATGCCCCACCTAATAAGGACAGTCCTCCCATGGGTAGTGGGAGATTGCCGAGAGAAAAATTCATAAACTCGGGTTTCATGGAATTACTGAAGACTATTGATTTAGAATATAATGAAATTGACATAAAACCCAAAGATATGAAGCGGTATACCGATACCAACTCAGGCTGTTATGACTTGTGGTACTGTGGTTATGAAGGAAATCAGTATAGGCAAGCTTTTCTTTATGGAGGTCCAGGTGGACGAAATTGTGATATATGA
- the LOC127101723 gene encoding uncharacterized protein LOC127101723: MYQNSSKGDERVSKPTNDGKEDENGEEKDKEPPYLPPPPYKPPVPFSQRLVKSKNEGQFKKFVELLKQLNITMPFTKAITQIPPYAKFLKEVLSNKKKLEDEEIVMLTTKCSAIIQNSMPPKLKDPGSFSIPCVIEKFIIDKASCDLGASVSLMLLSTCEKLNLGELRPTKMSLQLDDRSVKFPIGMLENILVRIRQFYIPIDFVIMDINEDSHIPII; this comes from the coding sequence ATGTATCAAAACTCTAGTAAAGGAGATGAAAGGGTAAGCAAACCAACCAATGATGGAAAAGAAGATGAAAACGGAGAGGAAAAAGATAAAGAACCACCTTATTTGCCTCCACCGCCATACAAACCACCTGTACCTTTTTCCCAAAGACTTGTAAAATCCAAAAATGAAGGACAATTCAAGAAATTCGTAGAACTTCTGAAGCAACTTAACATCACTATGCCATTCACAAAAGCCATTACGCAAATTCCTCCATATGCTAAATTCCTTAAAGAGGTTCTATCCAACAAGAAAAAGCTTGAGGATGAAGAAATTGTTATGCTTACTACCAAGTGTAGCGCTATTATTCAAAATAGCATGCCCCCTAAACTGAAAGACCCTGGTAGCTTTTCCATACCATGTGTAATCGAAAAGTTTATCATAGACAAAGCTTCATGCGATTTAGGAGCCAGTGTTAGTCTAATGCTCTTATCCACATGCGAAAAACTCAATCTAGGAGAATTAAGACCAACAAAGATGTCTCTACAACTAGATGACCGCTCTGTTAAATTTCCAATAGGTATGCTAGAGAACATTCTCGTTCGTATAAGACAATTTTATATTCCCATCGACTTTGTAATAATGGATATAAATGAGGATTCCCACATCCCTATTATTTAG